A window of Auraticoccus monumenti contains these coding sequences:
- a CDS encoding ABC transporter ATP-binding protein, which produces MLIRLLRDHLRPYRGLLALVVLLQLVGTLASLYLPSLNASIIDDGVARGDTDVIWRLGCVMLAVSLVQIICSVLAVAVGAWVAMAFGRDLRSAQFRRVLSFSARELNAFGAPSLITRTTNDVQQVQMLVLLTCTMLVAAPITMVGGVVMALREDLTLSWLVAVAVPVLVLCVGVIISRMAPGFRIMQTRIDAINRVLREQITGIRVVRAFVREPHEERRFAEANQALTDTATRVGRLMAAMFPIVMLVLNVSSVGVLWFGARRIADQEMEIGALTAFLTYLIQILMSVMMATFMLVLAPRAAVCAERITEVLRTESSVVPPARGRTDLAGHGHVRMRGVGFSYPGASAPVLRDVDLEIHPGRTTAVIGSTGAGKTTLVSLIPRLFDVTEGTVEVDGVDVRELDPEVLWSRIGLVPQKPFLFSGTVASNLRYGNPEATDEELWHALEVAQARDFVEQMTAGLEAPITQGGTNVSGGQRQRLSIARALVKRPGIYVFDDSFSALDVATDARLRAALVGETAEAAVLIVAQRVGTIARADEIVVLEDGAVVGRGTHEELLESSPTYTEIVQSQLSAEEATA; this is translated from the coding sequence GTGCTGATCCGACTCCTGCGCGACCACCTGCGCCCCTACCGCGGCCTGCTCGCCCTGGTCGTGCTGCTGCAGCTGGTGGGGACGCTGGCCTCGCTCTACCTGCCCAGCCTGAACGCCTCGATCATCGACGACGGCGTGGCCCGCGGCGACACCGACGTCATCTGGCGCCTCGGCTGCGTGATGCTGGCGGTCTCGCTGGTGCAGATCATCTGCTCGGTGCTGGCCGTGGCCGTCGGCGCCTGGGTGGCGATGGCCTTCGGCCGCGACCTCCGCTCGGCCCAGTTCCGCCGGGTGCTGTCCTTCTCCGCCCGCGAGCTCAACGCCTTCGGGGCGCCCTCGCTGATCACCCGCACCACCAACGACGTCCAGCAGGTGCAGATGCTGGTCCTGCTGACCTGCACCATGCTGGTGGCCGCCCCGATCACCATGGTCGGCGGGGTGGTGATGGCCCTGCGCGAGGACCTCACCCTGTCCTGGCTGGTCGCGGTGGCCGTCCCGGTGCTCGTCCTCTGCGTCGGCGTGATCATCAGCCGGATGGCGCCGGGGTTCCGGATCATGCAGACCCGCATCGACGCCATCAACCGGGTGCTGCGCGAGCAGATCACCGGCATCCGCGTGGTCCGCGCCTTCGTCCGCGAGCCGCACGAGGAGCGCCGCTTCGCCGAGGCCAACCAGGCCCTCACCGACACCGCCACCCGGGTCGGGCGGCTGATGGCGGCGATGTTCCCGATCGTGATGCTGGTGCTCAACGTCTCCAGCGTCGGGGTGCTGTGGTTCGGCGCCCGCCGGATCGCCGACCAGGAGATGGAGATCGGGGCACTGACGGCCTTCCTCACCTACCTGATCCAGATCCTGATGTCGGTGATGATGGCCACCTTCATGCTGGTGCTGGCCCCCCGCGCCGCGGTCTGCGCCGAGCGCATCACCGAGGTGCTCAGGACCGAGTCCTCGGTGGTCCCGCCGGCCCGCGGTCGCACCGACCTGGCCGGGCACGGCCACGTCCGGATGCGCGGGGTCGGGTTCAGCTACCCCGGGGCGTCGGCACCGGTGCTGCGCGACGTCGACCTGGAGATCCACCCCGGCCGGACCACCGCGGTGATCGGCTCCACCGGCGCGGGCAAGACCACCCTGGTGTCGCTGATCCCGCGGCTCTTCGACGTCACCGAGGGGACGGTGGAGGTAGACGGCGTGGACGTCCGCGAGCTCGACCCCGAGGTGCTGTGGTCCCGGATCGGGCTGGTGCCGCAGAAGCCGTTCCTGTTCTCCGGCACCGTCGCCTCCAACTTGCGCTACGGCAACCCCGAGGCCACCGACGAGGAGCTCTGGCACGCCCTGGAGGTGGCCCAGGCCCGCGACTTCGTCGAGCAGATGACCGCAGGTCTCGAGGCCCCGATCACCCAGGGCGGGACCAACGTCTCCGGCGGCCAGCGCCAGCGGCTCTCGATCGCGCGGGCGCTGGTGAAGCGACCGGGCATCTACGTCTTCGACGACTCCTTCTCCGCCCTGGACGTGGCCACCGACGCCCGGCTCCGCGCCGCCCTGGTCGGCGAGACCGCCGAGGCCGCGGTGCTGATCGTGGCCCAGCGGGTCGGCACCATCGCCCGCGCCGACGAGATCGTCGTGCTCGAGGACGGGGCCGTGGTCGGCCGCGGCACCCACGAGGAGCTGCTGGAGAGCTCCCCCACCTACACCGAGATCGTCCAGTCCCAGCTCTCCGCCGAGGAGGCCACCGCATGA
- a CDS encoding TetR/AcrR family transcriptional regulator produces MSPPRATPLSPDERRASIVRATTPVLLDKGPDLTTRDIAQAAGVAEGTIFKVFESKEAVVQAVVDHLLDPADTCAELAALHPADLTEAVREVVGLLQRRIREFTTVAVALRMRPPEPADPASHAEHHRVHVERSERLLAAVVAVLAPWQHQLRLPVDTVASTLRSMAFATSHPMLSDDALSDPADVAAVLLHGLLQPPVGAADAVHPTATHPAPEEATC; encoded by the coding sequence GTGTCACCACCACGCGCCACCCCGCTCTCGCCCGACGAGCGGCGGGCCTCCATCGTCCGCGCCACCACACCGGTGCTGCTGGACAAGGGACCCGACCTCACCACCCGCGATATCGCGCAGGCGGCCGGGGTCGCCGAGGGCACGATCTTCAAGGTCTTCGAGTCCAAGGAGGCCGTGGTGCAGGCGGTGGTGGACCACCTGCTGGACCCGGCCGACACCTGCGCCGAGCTCGCCGCCCTGCACCCGGCCGACCTGACCGAGGCGGTGCGCGAGGTGGTGGGGCTGCTGCAGCGCCGGATCCGGGAGTTCACCACCGTGGCGGTGGCGCTGCGGATGCGACCGCCCGAGCCCGCCGACCCCGCCAGCCACGCCGAGCACCACCGCGTCCACGTCGAGCGCAGCGAGCGCCTGCTGGCCGCGGTGGTCGCGGTGCTGGCGCCCTGGCAGCACCAGCTCCGGCTGCCGGTGGACACGGTGGCCTCGACGCTGCGCTCGATGGCCTTCGCCACCTCGCACCCGATGCTGTCCGACGACGCCCTGAGCGACCCCGCCGACGTCGCCGCCGTGCTGCTGCACGGGCTGCTGCAGCCTCCCGTCGGGGCCGCGGACGCCGTCCACCCCACCGCCACCCACCCCGCCCCCGAGGAGGCCACGTGCTGA
- a CDS encoding LacI family DNA-binding transcriptional regulator: MAELAGVSHQTVSRYLRKNGGLLPGTVERIDAAVATLGYRPNLLARSMRTRRTDTVAVLVPSLLGRLPQRELSAACAVAHDAGYRVEIVMHEGGPEERQERALELLDSRQVEAVLSLAPLPGDGPPPVSGTIVAAGDHDDSSRGLGALADGSTAGEIVEHLASLGHRHLLHVAGPEDFASARNRRLAYEAAVERLGLVSHGSVGRSWSPQNGYDAITALPPDSPVTAVLAANDEVAMGVIRGALERGWDVPGHLSVFGWDDRLMGRFTTPSLSTVAVDREQLGAHAMRRLVAALRDEPEPEPPGTPLNTILVRESTAGPRSQEPA, encoded by the coding sequence GTGGCCGAGCTGGCGGGCGTCTCGCACCAGACGGTGTCGCGGTACCTGCGCAAGAACGGCGGTCTGCTGCCCGGCACGGTGGAGCGCATCGACGCCGCTGTCGCGACGCTGGGCTACCGCCCCAACCTGCTGGCTCGTTCGATGCGGACCCGCCGGACCGACACCGTGGCCGTGCTGGTGCCCTCCCTCCTCGGACGCCTCCCCCAGCGCGAGCTCTCCGCCGCCTGCGCGGTGGCGCACGACGCCGGCTACCGGGTGGAGATCGTGATGCACGAGGGCGGGCCCGAGGAGCGGCAGGAGCGGGCGTTGGAGCTGCTGGACAGCCGTCAGGTCGAGGCGGTGCTGTCCCTGGCCCCGCTCCCGGGCGACGGCCCCCCGCCCGTGAGCGGGACGATCGTGGCCGCGGGGGATCACGACGACAGCTCCCGGGGTCTGGGCGCCCTGGCCGACGGCTCGACCGCGGGGGAGATCGTGGAGCACCTGGCCTCCCTGGGCCACCGCCACCTCCTGCACGTGGCTGGACCCGAGGACTTCGCCTCCGCCCGCAACCGGAGGCTGGCCTACGAGGCCGCGGTCGAGCGGCTCGGTCTGGTCTCCCACGGCTCGGTCGGGCGCAGCTGGTCGCCGCAGAACGGGTACGACGCCATCACCGCCCTCCCGCCCGACAGCCCGGTCACCGCGGTGCTCGCCGCCAACGACGAGGTGGCGATGGGGGTGATCCGGGGGGCGCTGGAGCGCGGCTGGGACGTCCCGGGACACCTGAGCGTCTTCGGCTGGGACGACCGCCTGATGGGTCGCTTCACCACCCCGTCGCTCTCCACGGTGGCGGTGGACCGCGAGCAGCTCGGCGCCCACGCCATGCGGCGGCTGGTGGCCGCCCTGCGTGACGAGCCCGAGCCCGAGCCGCCGGGTACCCCGCTGAACACCATCCTGGTGCGGGAGTCCACCGCCGGACCCCGGAGCCAGGAGCCGGCCTGA
- a CDS encoding spore photoproduct lyase family protein, which translates to MPATSTPRPARPASTPRLWVPQHVVVTRSATEHAHTAEILRRVEAAGVSDVRVLTNDRITSPKGETEREAYARAKATLAVVVAPPSQLKPQPIPPSADWRLDLARGCPAHCQYCYLAGSLSGPPITRLYANLDDVLAPISSLSGTGSVTTGDAARGGEGTTFELSCYTDPLGIEHLTGSLATAVEQVGTGHHGDGASLRFTTKFDAVQPLLALPHGRRTRVRFSLNATEVERFEGGTASMPRRVAALREVALAGYPVGLTIAPVMPVPGWQQSYGTLLDDVAAALAGVTDLDLTAEVITHRFTPGSKEVLTGWYPRTRLEMDEASRSSKRSKFGGIKYVYPRETMTELRGWFTEQLAARLPAARLLYWT; encoded by the coding sequence ATGCCAGCGACCTCGACCCCGCGCCCCGCACGCCCGGCCAGCACCCCCCGGCTGTGGGTGCCCCAGCACGTCGTGGTGACGCGGTCGGCGACCGAGCACGCGCACACCGCCGAGATCCTGCGGCGGGTCGAGGCCGCCGGGGTCAGCGACGTCCGGGTGCTCACGAACGACCGCATCACCTCACCGAAGGGCGAGACCGAGCGCGAGGCCTACGCCCGCGCCAAGGCGACGCTGGCCGTGGTGGTGGCCCCGCCCTCGCAGCTCAAGCCGCAGCCCATCCCGCCCTCGGCGGACTGGCGGCTGGACCTGGCCCGGGGCTGCCCGGCGCACTGCCAGTACTGCTACCTCGCCGGCTCGCTCTCCGGGCCGCCGATCACCCGCCTCTACGCCAACCTCGACGACGTCCTCGCTCCCATCTCCTCGCTCTCGGGCACCGGCTCGGTCACCACCGGCGACGCCGCCCGCGGTGGGGAGGGCACCACCTTCGAGCTGTCCTGCTACACCGACCCGCTGGGCATCGAGCACCTCACCGGCTCGCTGGCCACCGCCGTCGAGCAGGTCGGCACCGGTCACCACGGCGACGGCGCCTCGCTGCGCTTCACCACCAAGTTCGACGCCGTCCAGCCGCTGCTCGCCCTGCCGCACGGACGGCGGACCCGGGTCCGCTTCTCCCTCAACGCCACCGAGGTCGAGCGCTTCGAGGGTGGCACCGCCAGCATGCCCCGCCGCGTCGCCGCCCTCCGCGAGGTCGCCCTCGCGGGTTACCCGGTGGGCCTGACCATCGCCCCGGTGATGCCGGTGCCCGGCTGGCAGCAGTCCTACGGGACGCTGCTGGACGACGTCGCCGCCGCGCTGGCCGGTGTCACCGACCTCGACCTCACCGCGGAGGTGATCACCCACCGCTTCACGCCCGGCAGCAAGGAGGTGCTCACGGGCTGGTACCCACGCACCCGGCTGGAGATGGACGAGGCGTCGCGCAGCAGCAAGCGCTCCAAGTTCGGCGGGATCAAGTACGTCTACCCCCGCGAGACGATGACCGAGCTGCGGGGCTGGTTCACCGAGCAGCTCGCCGCCCGCCTGCCCGCGGCCCGACTGCTCTACTGGACCTGA
- a CDS encoding MinD/ParA family ATP-binding protein, whose amino-acid sequence MSDNSHGSDPAERPEMISRVPWGSSQPSSPASPSTQALSPVPAGDEDEGTRRVTRGAPAGQSEPARPAPSGQPHSESSTPTPTSASSAPQPPAARPSPLGSPQPHRVPGPGQFPGQGAQQHAGPGQVPNGYPQPGPAQGPGPYGPPSGQTSFAPPQRPGAGGPGPAAQPQQPRSEQSGPPAPGGQGAPALGGVAVPQPSRAADHGGYPPRYGVDDLIHQLNPEVQQKSRKGWRSRLGLKPSQRELAELRDDESVRMPFARPVTIMVANPKGGVGKTPTTLMLAAAMGVARGGGVIAWDNNELRGTMPDRSLSPHRRTVRDLLAESDFLSKPTAQFTDLSYYFNHQTTGKFHTLGSAQTSGHVISREDFERIHNILSRFFQVIIIDTGNNEASPNWQAAAEEADCLVVPTKWRKDSLIPAARMLETLQELNSDLLNRTVVVATNGPADSQQTVRLSGAEFFGSYPIVEIPTDPHIAEGGVIDYLRLQEQTRRASVALAAEVARAIEPVAGLSQVRGAASPPRRSV is encoded by the coding sequence TTGAGCGACAACAGCCACGGCAGCGACCCCGCGGAGCGTCCGGAGATGATCTCCAGGGTGCCCTGGGGCAGCAGCCAGCCGTCCTCCCCCGCCTCACCGAGCACCCAGGCCCTGAGCCCGGTGCCGGCCGGCGACGAGGACGAGGGCACCCGTCGCGTCACCCGTGGTGCTCCGGCGGGGCAGTCCGAGCCCGCCCGCCCCGCGCCGTCGGGGCAGCCGCACTCGGAGAGCTCCACGCCGACGCCCACCTCGGCCTCATCCGCCCCCCAGCCACCGGCCGCCCGGCCGTCCCCGCTCGGCTCCCCGCAGCCGCACCGCGTGCCGGGCCCGGGTCAGTTCCCCGGCCAGGGCGCCCAGCAGCACGCCGGCCCCGGGCAGGTCCCCAACGGGTACCCGCAGCCCGGGCCCGCGCAGGGCCCCGGCCCCTACGGCCCGCCGAGCGGGCAGACGTCCTTCGCCCCGCCGCAGCGCCCCGGCGCGGGTGGTCCCGGTCCCGCCGCGCAGCCCCAGCAGCCGCGGTCGGAGCAGTCCGGCCCGCCGGCTCCCGGCGGCCAGGGCGCCCCGGCGCTGGGCGGCGTCGCCGTGCCGCAGCCCTCCCGCGCCGCCGACCACGGTGGCTACCCGCCGCGCTACGGCGTCGACGACCTGATCCATCAGCTGAACCCCGAGGTGCAGCAGAAGTCCCGCAAGGGGTGGCGGTCCCGGCTCGGGCTCAAGCCGTCCCAGCGCGAGCTGGCCGAGCTCCGCGACGACGAGTCGGTGCGGATGCCCTTCGCCCGACCCGTGACGATCATGGTGGCCAACCCCAAGGGAGGGGTGGGCAAGACGCCGACCACGCTGATGCTGGCCGCCGCGATGGGTGTGGCCCGCGGTGGTGGCGTCATCGCCTGGGACAACAACGAGCTCCGCGGCACCATGCCGGACCGCTCGCTCTCCCCGCACCGCCGGACGGTCCGCGACCTGCTGGCCGAGTCGGACTTCCTCAGCAAGCCGACCGCCCAGTTCACCGACCTGTCCTACTACTTCAACCACCAGACGACGGGGAAGTTCCACACCCTCGGCTCGGCCCAGACCTCCGGGCACGTGATCAGCCGGGAGGACTTCGAGCGGATCCACAACATCCTGTCCCGCTTCTTCCAGGTGATCATCATCGACACCGGCAACAACGAGGCCTCGCCCAACTGGCAGGCCGCCGCGGAGGAGGCCGACTGCCTGGTCGTGCCGACCAAGTGGCGCAAGGACTCCCTGATCCCGGCCGCCCGGATGCTGGAGACCCTGCAGGAGCTCAACTCCGACCTGCTCAACCGGACCGTGGTGGTGGCCACCAACGGCCCGGCCGACAGCCAGCAGACCGTGCGGCTCAGTGGTGCGGAGTTCTTCGGCAGCTACCCGATCGTGGAGATCCCCACCGACCCCCACATCGCCGAGGGCGGCGTGATCGACTACCTCCGGCTGCAGGAGCAGACCCGCCGCGCCTCGGTGGCCCTGGCCGCCGAGGTCGCCCGGGCGATCGAGCCGGTGGCCGGGCTGAGCCAGGTGCGTGGCGCCGCCTCCCCGCCCCGGCGCAGCGTCTGA
- a CDS encoding HAD-IA family hydrolase — MQVGLSGRVFDAVIFDMDGTLVDSTPAVVRAWTTWALEHGVTAEQLTGNHGVPAASIIARLVPVDGRERALARITELEIADLDGVVPLPGTLDALRTLPADRVAIATSCTRPLAEARIRASAVPRPSVVVTVDDVEHGKPAPDPFLAAARGLGVDPGRCLVVEDAPAGLEAARAAGCATLAVTTTTPREELHADLVVADLAAVRWEVGESGISLTPVG; from the coding sequence GTGCAGGTCGGGTTGTCGGGACGGGTCTTCGACGCGGTCATCTTCGACATGGACGGCACCCTGGTCGACTCCACGCCGGCGGTGGTGCGGGCGTGGACGACCTGGGCGCTGGAGCACGGGGTGACCGCCGAGCAGCTGACGGGGAACCACGGCGTCCCGGCCGCGAGCATCATCGCGCGGCTGGTCCCCGTCGACGGCCGGGAGCGGGCGCTGGCCCGCATCACCGAACTGGAGATCGCCGACCTCGACGGGGTCGTCCCGCTGCCGGGCACGCTGGACGCGCTGCGCACCCTGCCGGCGGACCGGGTGGCCATCGCCACCTCCTGCACCCGCCCGCTGGCCGAGGCCCGGATCCGGGCCAGCGCCGTGCCGCGTCCCTCGGTGGTGGTCACCGTGGACGACGTCGAGCACGGCAAGCCGGCACCCGACCCCTTCCTGGCCGCCGCCCGCGGGCTCGGCGTGGACCCGGGCCGCTGCCTGGTGGTCGAGGACGCCCCGGCGGGGCTGGAGGCCGCCCGGGCCGCCGGCTGCGCCACCCTCGCCGTCACCACCACCACGCCGCGCGAGGAGCTGCACGCGGACCTGGTGGTCGCGGACCTGGCGGCGGTCCGCTGGGAGGTCGGCGAGTCCGGCATCTCCCTGACCCCGGTCGGCTGA
- a CDS encoding NAD(P)-dependent alcohol dehydrogenase, with amino-acid sequence MTDQLEGQRMRASVLHGVEHVRVEEREVPTPAADEVLVRIEAVGLCGSDVHYYRHGRIGSFVVEQPMVLGHESAGVVTAVGSDVDPTRVGQRVSIEPQRSCRVCAWCKRGEYNLCPRIEFYATPPIDGSFAEYATIQADFAHPVPDSMSMEAAALLEPLSVGIATARKAGMAPGRSVLIAGCGPIGLICAQVARAYGVTEVVMTDLVPARRERALQLGATEVLDPAAGPLPEARFDAFVDATGALPAVRSGIMATAPGGTVVLVGMGEDDMSLPVGTITSREISVTGIFRYNNTWPTAIALVQAGLVDLDSLVTARYGLDDVVTAIETDTDPGSLKSVIVPGLR; translated from the coding sequence ATGACCGACCAGCTGGAGGGGCAGCGGATGCGCGCGAGCGTGCTGCACGGCGTGGAGCACGTCCGGGTCGAGGAGCGCGAGGTCCCGACCCCGGCCGCGGACGAGGTGCTGGTGCGGATCGAGGCGGTCGGGCTGTGCGGCTCGGACGTCCACTACTACCGCCACGGGCGGATCGGGTCGTTCGTGGTCGAGCAGCCGATGGTGCTGGGGCACGAGTCGGCCGGGGTGGTGACGGCCGTCGGCAGCGACGTCGACCCCACCCGCGTCGGCCAGCGGGTCTCGATCGAGCCGCAGCGCAGCTGCCGGGTCTGCGCCTGGTGCAAGCGCGGTGAGTACAACCTCTGCCCGCGGATCGAGTTCTACGCCACCCCGCCCATCGACGGGTCCTTCGCCGAGTACGCCACCATCCAGGCCGACTTCGCCCACCCGGTGCCGGACTCGATGTCGATGGAGGCCGCCGCGCTGCTGGAGCCGCTGTCGGTCGGGATCGCCACCGCCCGCAAGGCCGGGATGGCCCCCGGGCGCAGCGTGCTGATCGCCGGCTGCGGGCCGATCGGGCTGATCTGCGCCCAGGTCGCCCGCGCCTACGGGGTCACCGAGGTCGTGATGACCGACCTGGTGCCGGCCCGCCGCGAGCGCGCCCTGCAGCTGGGGGCCACCGAGGTCCTGGACCCCGCCGCCGGCCCGCTGCCCGAGGCCCGTTTCGACGCCTTCGTGGACGCGACCGGCGCCCTGCCGGCCGTGCGCAGCGGGATCATGGCCACCGCACCCGGCGGGACCGTGGTGCTGGTGGGGATGGGTGAGGACGACATGTCGCTGCCCGTCGGCACCATCACCTCTCGGGAGATCTCCGTGACCGGGATCTTCCGCTACAACAACACCTGGCCGACCGCCATCGCCCTGGTGCAGGCCGGCCTGGTCGACCTGGACTCGCTGGTCACCGCCCGCTACGGGCTGGACGACGTGGTCACCGCCATCGAGACCGACACCGATCCCGGCAGCCTCAAGTCCGTCATCGTCCCCGGGCTGCGCTGA
- a CDS encoding GNAT family N-acetyltransferase yields MTEYRWDHLHTADVEAWAELTNTLARVDETEEHYSADDLAEELVETGFDARTDSVAVWDGERLVGYGQLRVSMLPDPQGRVRCTLSGGVHPDHRGRGLGRELMDRLERRAVELAAERHPGRPAYWRASGGVRDTASVRALLEHRGYSVVRWFNEMKRPLPGEPLATPAPAGVRLLRGDEADAEAVREAHNLAFRDHWGSAPQTPEAWRDFWGSRTARHHLSTVAVDGDGDGDESVLGYVLCSQWVERELYVGLVGTVPAARGRGVARAALAETIRRAGAAGEHDVVELGVDSASPTGATRLYDALGFSTARVSAAYQRDPA; encoded by the coding sequence GTGACCGAGTACCGCTGGGACCACCTGCACACCGCCGACGTCGAGGCCTGGGCCGAGCTGACCAACACCCTGGCCCGGGTGGACGAGACCGAGGAGCACTACTCCGCCGACGACCTGGCCGAGGAGCTGGTGGAGACCGGCTTCGACGCCCGCACCGACAGCGTCGCCGTCTGGGACGGGGAGCGGCTGGTGGGTTACGGCCAGCTCCGGGTCTCGATGCTCCCGGACCCGCAGGGACGCGTCCGGTGCACCCTGAGCGGCGGCGTCCACCCCGACCACCGGGGCCGCGGGCTGGGACGGGAGCTGATGGACCGGCTGGAACGCCGCGCGGTGGAGCTGGCCGCCGAGCGCCACCCCGGCCGCCCCGCCTACTGGCGGGCCAGCGGCGGCGTCCGCGACACCGCCTCCGTCCGCGCCCTGCTCGAGCACCGCGGGTACTCCGTCGTCCGCTGGTTCAACGAGATGAAGCGCCCGCTGCCCGGGGAGCCGCTGGCCACCCCCGCCCCCGCCGGCGTCCGGCTGCTCCGCGGCGACGAGGCCGACGCCGAGGCCGTCCGCGAGGCCCACAACCTCGCCTTCCGCGACCACTGGGGCTCCGCCCCGCAGACCCCCGAGGCCTGGCGCGACTTCTGGGGGTCCCGCACCGCCCGGCACCACCTCTCCACCGTGGCCGTCGACGGCGACGGCGACGGCGACGAATCAGTACTGGGCTACGTGCTCTGCTCGCAGTGGGTGGAGCGGGAGCTCTACGTGGGCCTGGTCGGCACCGTGCCCGCCGCCCGCGGCCGCGGGGTGGCCCGCGCCGCGCTGGCCGAGACGATCCGGCGGGCGGGCGCGGCGGGGGAGCACGACGTGGTCGAGCTCGGGGTGGACAGCGCCAGCCCCACCGGCGCCACCCGGCTCTACGACGCGCTCGGGTTCAGCACCGCGCGCGTCAGCGCCGCCTACCAGCGCGACCCCGCCTGA
- a CDS encoding transglutaminase family protein, which yields MRLQIEHHTGFSYDTPVRASYNQARMTPVNGPTQTVWSSRLTIEPTAWSHSSTDYFGTAVTTFELHEPHQRLSVRSTAVVDTHVVGEDWAERRHVPDTDADWDAVRSRKVTDELAEFLEVGDRTRPHPDLLEAARGTTGAPPRLAGLDVCALIADQITYTSGATEVNSSARDVWELGQGVCQDFSHVAVGALRSVGLPARYVSGYLHPAGSEARVGEAVQGESHSWVEWWCGEWVAFDPTGMTPIGESYVRVGHGRDYGDVPPLRGTYAGGGSSMFVTVTITQLG from the coding sequence ATGCGTCTGCAGATCGAGCACCACACCGGCTTCTCCTACGACACCCCCGTCCGGGCCTCCTACAACCAGGCGCGGATGACCCCGGTCAACGGCCCCACCCAGACGGTGTGGAGCAGCCGGCTCACCATCGAGCCCACCGCGTGGAGCCACTCCAGCACCGACTACTTCGGCACCGCGGTGACCACCTTCGAGCTGCACGAGCCGCACCAGCGTCTCAGCGTGCGCTCCACCGCCGTGGTCGACACCCACGTGGTGGGTGAGGACTGGGCCGAGCGGCGCCACGTCCCCGACACCGACGCCGACTGGGATGCCGTGCGCTCCAGGAAGGTGACCGACGAGCTGGCCGAGTTCCTCGAGGTGGGCGACCGCACCCGGCCCCACCCCGACCTGCTCGAGGCCGCCCGCGGCACCACGGGCGCACCGCCGCGGCTGGCCGGGCTGGACGTCTGCGCGTTGATCGCCGACCAGATCACCTACACCTCCGGTGCCACCGAGGTGAACAGCTCCGCCCGTGACGTCTGGGAGCTCGGTCAGGGCGTCTGCCAGGACTTCTCCCACGTGGCCGTGGGTGCGCTGCGCTCGGTGGGCCTGCCCGCACGCTACGTCTCGGGCTACCTGCACCCCGCTGGCTCCGAGGCCCGGGTCGGGGAGGCCGTGCAGGGCGAGTCCCACTCGTGGGTGGAGTGGTGGTGCGGGGAGTGGGTGGCCTTCGACCCCACCGGGATGACCCCGATCGGGGAGAGCTACGTCCGCGTCGGGCACGGCCGCGACTACGGCGACGTCCCCCCGCTGCGCGGCACCTACGCCGGCGGCGGGTCGTCGATGTTCGTCACGGTGACCATCACCCAGCTGGGCTGA
- a CDS encoding alpha-E domain-containing protein, whose protein sequence is MLSRIAESLFWIGRYVERADDTARIVQVHLRLRAEDPWIGEHDSSRNLVALMGLEVPAEDGVLDHAEVLRRLGWDRSEPASIVSCWSSARENARRAREVIPSELWESVNTAWRQLPAGRVGVVRAHTFLDWCRERSALFNGVAGQLMVRDDGWQFMRLGRSLEQADMTSRMVASAALAQANTPWPAVLRGCGAHDAFLRTYRGFRADREAAEFLILDERFPRSVMHGLNTAITCLESLSGVRPRAVEQRSDAALRTLGRLRARLAYATFDDLLAGLHEEMGGVQRACDEVARSISQTFFAPSEDTAWTTERTL, encoded by the coding sequence GTGCTGAGCCGCATCGCGGAGTCGCTGTTCTGGATCGGGCGCTACGTCGAGCGCGCCGACGACACCGCCCGCATAGTCCAGGTGCACCTGCGGCTGCGCGCCGAGGACCCCTGGATCGGCGAGCACGACTCCAGCCGCAACCTGGTCGCGCTGATGGGTCTGGAGGTGCCTGCTGAGGACGGCGTGCTGGACCACGCCGAGGTGCTGCGGCGGCTGGGCTGGGACCGCAGCGAACCGGCGTCCATCGTGTCCTGCTGGAGCTCGGCCCGGGAGAACGCGCGCCGGGCCCGCGAGGTGATCCCGTCCGAGCTGTGGGAGTCGGTCAACACCGCCTGGCGGCAGCTCCCGGCCGGCCGGGTGGGGGTGGTCCGCGCGCACACCTTCCTGGACTGGTGCCGGGAGCGCAGCGCCCTGTTCAACGGCGTGGCCGGGCAGCTGATGGTGCGCGACGACGGCTGGCAGTTCATGCGGCTGGGACGCAGCCTGGAGCAGGCGGACATGACCTCGCGGATGGTTGCCTCGGCCGCGCTGGCCCAGGCCAACACCCCGTGGCCGGCGGTGCTGCGCGGGTGCGGCGCCCACGACGCGTTCCTGCGCACCTACCGCGGGTTCCGGGCCGACCGGGAGGCGGCGGAGTTCCTGATCCTGGACGAGCGCTTCCCCCGCTCGGTGATGCACGGGCTGAACACTGCGATCACCTGCCTGGAGTCCCTCAGCGGGGTGCGTCCCCGGGCCGTGGAGCAGCGCAGCGACGCGGCCCTGCGCACCCTCGGGCGGCTCCGGGCCCGGCTCGCCTACGCCACCTTCGACGACCTGCTGGCCGGGCTGCACGAGGAGATGGGCGGGGTGCAGCGGGCCTGCGACGAGGTGGCCCGGTCGATCTCGCAGACCTTCTTCGCCCCCAGCGAGGACACGGCCTGGACCACGGAGAGGACCCTGTGA